Proteins from one Procambarus clarkii isolate CNS0578487 chromosome 72, FALCON_Pclarkii_2.0, whole genome shotgun sequence genomic window:
- the LOC123773635 gene encoding probable cytochrome P450 49a1: MIRTIHTRIVGKYNVLSSRSVIYSSRSVLPGAPSGPLRSRETSSIAGVAPSLATTDSHSLPRPHSEIPGPRSWPLLGTLPAMLTDPAYDAHRLPKLWESYFKKYGPIFKLNLIGQGDVIYISDPRDIEHLYKEMFDNPVRPFLESITAVREKSKRQFFKERGPGIFTEQGERWWRLRKRVQTHSLRPSTVAQYLPQVDQVAQEFVARSAGQRDHKSELPGDFVQELYKWALESLCLVALNKRVGCLENSEEGLRIINSSTTMMDASGDCEYGVHLWKYFTTPALRRMLHSHDDLLEVVLEKVGQAKKDLEARDPKDLGELNILESLLTTPGLSFEDVVTFMVDLFFAGIDTTSMTSVFALYYLARHPDKQARLQQELDQVLGDGSQALTTHQMARLTYTKACVKEALRLQPTTSVVARRPDKDVTLQGYTVKAGTYMFVSIKESSMREEYFPRATEYLPERWLRANPDRSDNIFASIPFSMGTRMCLGKRLAEQEVYVLLARLFSKYNLDYKYEEWDPLFRVTYRPDKPQTFTMTERSCLP; encoded by the exons ATGATCAGGACAATACATACGAGGATTGTGGGGAAGTACAATGTCCTTTCTTCACGTTCCGTCATCTACTCATCACGTTCTGTCCTCCCTGGAGCTCCCTCTGGCCCCTTGAGGTCCCGGGAGACGTCCTCCATAGCCGGAGTGGCGCCCTCGCTGGCCACGACAgactcccactccctccctcggCCACACTCTGAGATCCCGGGCCCCAGGTCATGGCCGCTGCTGGGGACCTTACCTGCCATGCTCACTGATCCGG CCTATGATGCTCATCGTTTACCAAAGCTCTGGGAATCTTACTTCAAGAAGTACGGTCCAATTTTCAAGTTGAACCTCATTGGGCAAGGGGATGTTATCTACATTTCTGATCCTCGAGATATTGAACACCTCTACAAGGAGATGTTTGACAATCCCGTCAGGCCATTTTTAGAGTCAATAACGGCAGTTCGGGAAAAAAGCAAGAGACAATTTTTTAAGGAACGCGGACCGGGAATCTTTACAGA GCAAGGCGAGAGATGGTGGCGGTTGAGGAAACGCGTGCAGACGCATTCCCTGAGGCCTAGCaccgtggctcagtacctgccgcaGGTCGACCAGGTGGCCCAGGAGTTCGTCGCTAG GTCAGCCGGTCAGCGCGACCACAAGAGTGAACTTCCTGGTGATTTCGTCCAAGAACTGTACAAATGGGCCCTTGAGT CCCTGTGCCTGGTGGCCCTCAACAAGCGTGTGGGGTGTCTGGAGAATAGCGAGGAGGGGCTGAGGATCATCAACTCCTCCACCACCATGATGGACGCTTCAGGAGACTGTGAGTACGGCGTCCACCTCTGGAAGTACTTCACGACTCCAGCCTTGAGACGCATGTTGCACTCTCACGACGATCTTCTTGA AGTGGTCTTGGAGAAGGTTGGCCAGGCTAAGAAGGACCTGGAAGCCCGTGACCCCAAGGACTTGGGCGAGCTGAACATCTTGGAGTCTCTCCTCACCACTCCGGGTCTCTCGTTCGAGGATGTTGTCACCTTCATGGTCGACCTCTTCTTCGCCGGGATTGACACG ACATCGATGACGTCGGTGTTTGCCTTGTACTACCTGGCTCGACACCCAGATAAGCAGGCCAGACTACAGCAGGAGCTGGACCAGGTGCTTGGAGATGGGAGCCAGGCTCTCACCACACACCAAATGGCCAGACTCACTTACACCAAAGCCTGTGTAAAGGAGGCATTAAG GTTGCAACCGACAACATCAGTAGTGGCCAGGCGACCTGATAAGGACGTAACACTCCAGGGATACACAGTCAAAGCTGGT ACTTACATGTTCGTGAGCATTAAGGAGTCAAGCATGAGGGAGGAATACTTCCCTCGGGCGACTGAGTACCTGCCGGAGCGCTGGCTGAGGGCCAATCCTGACCGTAGCGACAACATCTTCGCCTCCATCCCCTTCTCCATGGGCACCCGCATGTGTTTGGGCAAAAGGCTGGCCGAACAGGAGGTTTATGTGCTACTCGCGAGG CTGTTCTCGAAGTATAATCTGGATTACAAGTACGAGGAGTGGGACCCATTGTTCAGGGTTACGTACAGGCCTGATAAGCCTCAGACCTTTACCATGACCGAGCGATCCTGTCTACCGTAA
- the LOC123773638 gene encoding uncharacterized protein produces MVKIRKKVEILVASGRSSSRDKSMQRCRRRAVTLNPPTRKMTQRGTTVLVAVLLALLHLGATQHAVIHSVCSSTDGSCGSASGVAQSQTVDQSGVTTGECAYIDKSGQSIKIRYRQTPNGQIEASANHDSVTDPVAELAKCRKASKVVSENVQQTLRQTQEQIFRQQQELQDQIFRQQQEIQNQLFNPRNSFPSFFAFPNVFPFNNFRQG; encoded by the exons ATGGTGAAAATCAGAAAGAAGGTAGAAATATTGGTGGCCTCTGGCAGGTCCAGCAGCCGGGATAAATCCATGCAGCGTTGTCGGAGACGAGCAGTCACTCTCAACCCTCCAACCAGAAAG ATGACACAACGAGGAACCACAGTGTTGGTGGCAGTGTTACTGGCCCTGCTTCACCTCGGGGCTACGCAGCACGCGGTGATCCACTCAGTATGTTCGAGTACGGACGGCTCGTGCGGCTCTGCATCAGGAGTTGCTCAGAGCCAAACTGTGGACCAGAGCGGTGTCACCACAGGCGAGTGTGCTTACATCGACAAAAGCGGACAGTCTATTAAG ATTCGGTACCGTCAGACACCCAATGGCCAGATCGAAGCTAGTGCGAACCACGACTCGGTTACAGACCCCGTGGCCGAGCTGGCCAAGTGTAGAAAGGCCTCCAAGGTCGTCAGCGAAAACGTGCAACAGACCCTTCGTCAGACACAAGAACAG ATCTTTCGACAACAGCAAGAACTGCAAGACCAAATCTTCCGGCAGCAGCAAGAGATCCAAAATCAGTTGTTCAACCCACGaaacagcttcccatccttcttcgCCTTCCCCAACGTCTTTCCATTCAACAATTTCCGACAGGGTTGA
- the LOC123773639 gene encoding uncharacterized protein isoform X2: MAPGGVTMLVVVTVMMALLPAGAPQTSGVAISSVVDDNGIVSGECAYINGRGEPIKIRFRESPTGQIEANADSASVRDAVAELRVCRQAAAAVNTRLSQQQRELEDVIYRSIPFNLFRRR, encoded by the exons ATGGCGCCTGGAGGAGTaacgatgctagtggtggtgacggtgatgatgGCTCTGCTTCCCGCCGGGGCTCCGCAGACGTCGGGCGTCGCAATCAGCTCGGTCGTGGACGACAACGGGATCGTCAGCGGGGAGTGTGCCTACATCAACGGCCGCGGAGAGCCTATCAAG ATTCGCTTCCGCGAATCCCCAACCGGGCAGATCGAGGCTAACGCCGACAGCGCCTCCGTCAGAGACGCTGTTGCCGAGCTAAGAGTGTGTCGTCAGGCGGCTGCCGCCGTCAACACCAGG CTCTCTCAGCAACAGCGAGAACTGGAAGACGTGATCTACAGGAGCATCCCGTTCAATCTCTTCCGTCGGCGTTGA
- the LOC123773639 gene encoding uncharacterized protein isoform X1, with protein sequence MAPGGVTMLVVVTVMMALLPAGAPQTSGVAISSVVDDNGIVSGECAYINGRGEPIKIRFRESPTGQIEANADSASVRDAVAELRVCRQAAAAVNTRVSASLRGLNEQLSQQQRELEDVIYRSIPFNLFRRR encoded by the exons ATGGCGCCTGGAGGAGTaacgatgctagtggtggtgacggtgatgatgGCTCTGCTTCCCGCCGGGGCTCCGCAGACGTCGGGCGTCGCAATCAGCTCGGTCGTGGACGACAACGGGATCGTCAGCGGGGAGTGTGCCTACATCAACGGCCGCGGAGAGCCTATCAAG ATTCGCTTCCGCGAATCCCCAACCGGGCAGATCGAGGCTAACGCCGACAGCGCCTCCGTCAGAGACGCTGTTGCCGAGCTAAGAGTGTGTCGTCAGGCGGCTGCCGCCGTCAACACCAGGGTGAGTGCATCCCTCCGTGGCCTGAACGAACAG CTCTCTCAGCAACAGCGAGAACTGGAAGACGTGATCTACAGGAGCATCCCGTTCAATCTCTTCCGTCGGCGTTGA